In Wolinella succinogenes DSM 1740, a single genomic region encodes these proteins:
- the gltX gene encoding glutamate--tRNA ligase has protein sequence MLRFAPSPTGDMHTGNLRAAIFNYILAKQRGEKFLVRIEDTDMERNIEGKDKEILSLLNLFGMVWDELVYQSHNFPRHAQMAEYLLSQGRAFYCYCSKEFLDQKREEALAQKLPFRYHDAWAEIEKDSTQKPVIRLRGASEEICFKDEIKGIVSFKPHEVDSFVIVREDGIPTYNFACAIDDMLYDVSFIVRGEDHVSNTPKQMLIQRGVGYEKLLQYAHLPILLNEEGKKMSKRDNASSVKWLLEEGYLPQAIANYLILMGNKTPTEVFALKEAIEWFDITHVAKAPAKFDLDKLRFLNREHFKRLSEQDLAFLLDHKDPSVGGLAKLYLQESSTLNELRPKIDALFAPKIAQGEFASAMILLYPHLRAMIEEFSPALKDFEAFKKEAMERSGLKGKPFFKSLRLLLTGSENGPELSDLFEYARFFFNDIIRLKEPS, from the coding sequence ATGCTTCGCTTCGCGCCAAGCCCCACAGGAGATATGCACACAGGCAACCTCCGTGCGGCGATTTTCAACTACATTCTTGCCAAGCAACGCGGCGAAAAATTCCTCGTTCGTATCGAAGACACCGACATGGAACGCAATATTGAGGGGAAAGATAAAGAGATTCTCTCCCTCCTTAATCTCTTTGGAATGGTGTGGGATGAGCTCGTCTATCAAAGTCATAACTTCCCCCGCCATGCCCAGATGGCCGAATATCTCCTCTCCCAAGGCAGAGCCTTTTATTGCTACTGCTCCAAGGAGTTCTTGGATCAAAAACGCGAAGAGGCTTTGGCGCAAAAGCTCCCCTTTCGCTACCACGATGCGTGGGCGGAGATCGAGAAAGATTCCACCCAAAAACCCGTGATTCGACTAAGAGGCGCGAGCGAGGAGATCTGCTTTAAAGATGAAATCAAAGGAATCGTCTCCTTCAAACCCCACGAGGTGGATAGTTTTGTGATTGTTCGAGAGGATGGAATCCCCACCTATAACTTCGCCTGCGCCATCGATGATATGCTCTATGATGTGAGCTTTATTGTGCGAGGCGAGGATCATGTCTCCAATACTCCCAAACAGATGCTCATTCAAAGAGGCGTAGGCTATGAGAAGCTTCTCCAATACGCTCATCTCCCCATCTTGCTCAATGAAGAGGGCAAGAAGATGAGCAAGCGAGACAACGCCTCTAGCGTTAAGTGGCTCTTAGAGGAGGGTTATCTCCCTCAAGCGATCGCTAACTATCTTATCCTCATGGGCAACAAAACCCCCACGGAGGTCTTCGCCCTCAAAGAGGCGATTGAGTGGTTTGATATCACTCATGTGGCCAAAGCTCCCGCCAAATTCGACCTTGATAAGCTCCGATTCTTGAATCGAGAGCACTTCAAGCGCTTAAGCGAGCAAGACCTCGCCTTTTTACTCGACCACAAGGACCCAAGCGTGGGGGGATTGGCCAAGCTCTATCTCCAAGAATCAAGCACTCTTAATGAGCTGCGCCCCAAAATCGATGCCCTCTTTGCCCCCAAGATCGCCCAAGGAGAGTTTGCCTCCGCCATGATTCTCCTCTATCCTCATCTGCGTGCGATGATTGAGGAGTTTTCCCCTGCTCTCAAAGATTTTGAAGCCTTCAAAAAAGAGGCAATGGAGCGCTCAGGACTCAAAGGCAAACCCTTCTTTAAATCCCTTCGCCTCCTTCTCACAGGGAGCGAAAATGGGCCTGAACTCTCCGATCTCTTTGAATACGCCCGATTCTTTTTCAATGACATCATTCGACTCAAGGAGCCCTCATGA
- a CDS encoding encapsulin-associated ferritin-like protein, producing MVHEGAKEAAERLPEEVVDYHRIIQSTIEELEAVDLYNQRAAATKDPAVRAIMEHNRDEEIEHAVMGLEWLRRHSPVWDETMRALLFKEGEIISHEQAFTGKTGEVASALGSNGLNIGSLKKGK from the coding sequence ATGGTACACGAAGGAGCCAAAGAGGCAGCAGAGAGACTCCCAGAAGAGGTGGTGGATTACCATCGAATTATCCAAAGCACGATTGAGGAGCTAGAGGCGGTTGATCTCTATAATCAGCGAGCTGCGGCGACCAAAGATCCTGCGGTTCGAGCGATCATGGAGCACAATCGCGATGAAGAGATTGAGCACGCTGTCATGGGGCTAGAGTGGCTTAGGCGTCACAGCCCTGTATGGGATGAGACGATGCGAGCCCTGCTTTTCAAAGAGGGAGAGATTATCAGTCACGAACAGGCCTTCACGGGCAAGACGGGCGAGGTAGCCTCAGCTTTGGGATCAAATGGGCTCAATATTGGAAGTTTAAAGAAAGGAAAATAG
- a CDS encoding amino acid ABC transporter ATP-binding protein: MSQKIVQMTNVHKYFGDFHALNNVNFSVRKGEIVVVCGPSGSGKSTLIRCINALEEIDEGDIIIDGQNLYDRSTDINKIRSEVGMVFQHFNLFPHLTILENISIAQIKVKGLSKKEADANSMEILKKVQLEHKAQGYPNELSGGQKQRVAIARTVAMKPKVVLFDEPTSALDPEMIGEVLDVMRQLAREHYTLVCVTHEMGFAKEVSDRIIFMDHGVIMEDTTPEEFFASPKTERAKKFLNEILTH, translated from the coding sequence ATGAGTCAAAAAATCGTTCAAATGACCAATGTTCACAAATACTTCGGCGATTTCCACGCGCTCAATAATGTTAATTTTAGTGTTCGCAAAGGGGAGATTGTCGTGGTGTGTGGACCCAGTGGAAGCGGCAAATCGACGCTTATTCGCTGCATTAACGCACTAGAGGAGATTGACGAGGGGGATATTATTATCGATGGTCAGAATCTCTACGACAGAAGCACGGACATTAACAAGATTCGCTCTGAGGTGGGGATGGTTTTTCAACATTTCAACCTCTTTCCGCATCTCACGATTCTAGAGAATATCTCCATCGCACAGATCAAAGTGAAGGGCCTCTCTAAAAAAGAGGCGGATGCCAACTCTATGGAGATTCTCAAAAAAGTCCAGCTAGAGCACAAAGCTCAAGGCTATCCCAATGAGCTCTCAGGAGGGCAAAAGCAGCGCGTGGCAATCGCTAGAACCGTGGCGATGAAGCCCAAAGTGGTGCTTTTTGATGAGCCCACGAGCGCACTTGATCCTGAGATGATTGGTGAGGTGCTTGATGTCATGCGCCAACTCGCGCGTGAGCACTACACACTGGTGTGCGTGACGCATGAGATGGGTTTTGCTAAAGAGGTGAGCGATCGAATCATCTTCATGGATCACGGGGTGATTATGGAGGACACGACCCCTGAGGAGTTTTTTGCCTCCCCCAAAACAGAGAGGGCGAAGAAGTTCTTGAATGAAATTTTGACCCATTGA
- a CDS encoding transporter substrate-binding domain-containing protein — protein MKKIWLGILISVCTLLGADMSLWQKSTLNEIIKRGELRVGLEPGYLPFEMKDKKGNVIGFDVDLAREMAKAMGVKLKLVPTSWDGLIPGLVTEKFDIIISGMTISQERNLRVNFVEPYIVVGQSLLVKKGLEKGVKSYKDLDKPELTLVTKFGVSAEYAAKRLFKNAKLKTYDTEAEAVQEVLNGKADMFIFDLPFNVAFMAQKGQGYLVHLDTSLTYEPLGWAIKKGDPDFLNWLNHFLAQIKHDGSYDELYERWFVDTKWLEKIQ, from the coding sequence ATGAAAAAGATTTGGCTAGGAATCCTGATTTCTGTTTGCACCCTTCTGGGCGCGGATATGTCGCTGTGGCAGAAGTCCACGCTCAATGAGATTATCAAGCGCGGCGAGCTTCGCGTGGGTCTTGAGCCTGGTTATCTTCCTTTTGAGATGAAGGACAAAAAAGGCAATGTGATTGGCTTTGATGTGGATTTGGCCAGAGAGATGGCTAAGGCTATGGGTGTGAAGCTAAAGCTCGTCCCTACCTCATGGGATGGCTTGATTCCTGGATTGGTGACGGAGAAATTTGACATTATCATCTCCGGTATGACCATCTCCCAAGAGCGGAATCTTCGAGTCAATTTTGTTGAGCCCTATATCGTGGTGGGGCAGTCGTTGCTCGTTAAAAAAGGACTAGAAAAGGGCGTGAAGAGCTACAAAGACCTCGACAAGCCTGAACTCACTTTGGTGACAAAGTTTGGAGTTTCGGCGGAGTATGCGGCCAAGCGACTCTTTAAAAATGCCAAACTTAAAACCTATGATACCGAGGCTGAAGCGGTGCAAGAGGTGCTCAATGGCAAGGCGGATATGTTCATCTTCGACCTTCCTTTTAATGTCGCTTTCATGGCGCAAAAAGGTCAGGGCTATCTCGTTCACCTCGACACTTCCCTCACCTATGAGCCTCTTGGCTGGGCGATCAAAAAAGGTGACCCCGATTTCCTTAACTGGCTCAACCACTTCCTTGCGCAGATCAAACACGATGGAAGCTATGATGAGCTCTATGAGCGATGGTTTGTCGACACCAAGTGGCTAGAGAAGATCCAATAA
- a CDS encoding amino acid ABC transporter permease: protein MKRHQSILENRPLGHLLAFLFFVALGYSMYLAGSSINYIWKWNTIPKYFAYEHTVALESTLEGRVKILSPKEVEVVGEEGSEKFLVAGYELAYEEGEIIYPGEALAKKEEYKAGPLLLGLWMTIKISLISGVIAFFIGAILALMKISKAQVFRDIATVYIEVIRGTPLLVQIFIFYFIIATIFEIDSFYAGAISLAIFYGAYIAEVLRGAIQSIDKGQQEAALSLGMNYFQTMTLIIIPQALKRSLPSLTGEMIALIKDSSLVSVISVTDLTKVGREMVANTFSPFETWIVVAIMYFAITSSLSLLAHRLEDNMKKRGGMS from the coding sequence ATGAAAAGACACCAATCGATTCTAGAAAACCGACCTTTAGGGCATCTGCTCGCCTTTCTTTTCTTTGTGGCGTTGGGCTACTCCATGTATTTGGCAGGCTCTAGCATCAACTATATTTGGAAATGGAATACGATTCCTAAATATTTTGCCTACGAGCACACGGTCGCGCTTGAATCGACCCTAGAGGGGAGGGTGAAAATCCTCTCCCCTAAAGAGGTCGAGGTCGTGGGCGAAGAGGGGAGCGAGAAGTTCCTAGTGGCAGGCTATGAACTTGCCTACGAAGAGGGGGAGATCATCTATCCCGGTGAGGCGCTCGCCAAAAAAGAGGAGTATAAGGCAGGTCCGCTTCTTCTAGGGCTCTGGATGACGATCAAGATTTCGCTCATTTCAGGGGTGATTGCCTTTTTTATCGGCGCCATTCTTGCCCTCATGAAAATCTCCAAAGCACAGGTGTTTCGCGATATTGCTACGGTCTATATCGAAGTGATTCGCGGCACGCCTCTTTTGGTGCAGATTTTTATCTTCTATTTTATTATTGCGACCATTTTTGAGATTGACAGCTTCTACGCAGGGGCTATCTCGTTAGCGATTTTTTATGGAGCCTATATCGCTGAGGTGCTTCGTGGAGCGATTCAATCCATTGATAAGGGTCAGCAAGAGGCGGCGCTCTCTTTGGGGATGAACTATTTCCAAACAATGACGCTCATCATTATCCCTCAAGCCCTCAAGCGCTCGCTCCCCTCACTCACGGGTGAGATGATCGCTCTGATTAAAGATTCGTCTCTTGTCTCAGTCATCTCAGTGACCGACCTCACCAAGGTGGGCCGTGAGATGGTGGCTAATACCTTCTCTCCCTTTGAGACTTGGATTGTGGTGGCGATCATGTATTTTGCTATCACCTCTTCGCTCTCACTTCTAGCCCATCGACTCGAAGACAACATGAAAAAGAGAGGGGGAATGTCCTAA
- a CDS encoding IS3-like element IS1302 family transposase gives MVEFSKDLGEEKMSRKRKSYSAEFKTRVVLELLGGEETVAQIASKYEITPKSLIDWKKQFLENASLVFDVGSATKAYKDEIEELKTENDALAKKLGKTTIERDWAVGKLKSLGLSNKKDLVTPKLKNLSMARQCEIIDLNRSTLYYEPKPISDNDLKIMKRIDEIYTDISSTYGYRFMHRQLLEDGFSIGVNKVNKLMNTMGIQAIFPKKKRHTSIKNYKHKIYPYLLRELEINRANQVWSGDITYIPIKGGFVYLCAIIDWHSKTILSWKISTTMDTSLVTDVLKEAIEKYDIPVIFNSDQGSQYTSHEHTELLKKHNIQISMNGKGRSIDNIAIERFFRTLKYDEIYINEYSSISDLRFKVSRYINFYNHNRFHSALNYQKPMNVYLEGLKNVA, from the coding sequence ATGGTAGAATTTTCTAAAGATTTAGGAGAGGAAAAAATGAGTAGAAAAAGAAAAAGCTATAGTGCAGAATTTAAAACTAGAGTTGTCTTAGAATTACTAGGTGGCGAAGAGACTGTAGCACAGATTGCCAGTAAATATGAGATTACACCAAAAAGTCTCATTGATTGGAAAAAGCAGTTTTTAGAGAATGCATCACTAGTATTTGATGTAGGTTCGGCTACTAAAGCCTATAAAGATGAGATAGAAGAGCTAAAAACAGAGAATGATGCTCTAGCAAAGAAATTAGGAAAAACAACCATAGAGAGGGATTGGGCAGTGGGAAAGCTAAAGAGCTTGGGCTTATCAAATAAAAAAGATCTTGTCACACCCAAGCTAAAGAATCTCTCCATGGCAAGACAATGTGAAATAATAGATTTAAATCGCTCAACCCTTTATTATGAACCTAAACCCATATCAGACAATGATTTAAAAATCATGAAAAGGATAGATGAGATATATACTGATATATCCTCAACCTATGGCTATCGGTTTATGCATAGGCAGCTTTTGGAAGATGGATTTTCAATTGGTGTAAATAAAGTCAATAAGCTAATGAACACTATGGGGATACAGGCAATCTTTCCAAAAAAGAAACGACACACATCCATTAAAAACTATAAACATAAAATCTATCCATATCTACTACGAGAGCTTGAAATTAACAGAGCCAATCAGGTTTGGAGTGGAGATATTACCTATATCCCAATCAAGGGTGGTTTCGTGTATTTGTGCGCCATTATTGATTGGCACAGTAAAACGATACTCTCATGGAAAATATCAACAACTATGGATACATCTCTTGTAACAGATGTTTTAAAAGAAGCCATTGAAAAATATGACATTCCTGTAATATTCAACTCCGACCAAGGTAGCCAATATACCAGCCATGAACATACAGAACTTCTCAAGAAACACAACATTCAAATCTCTATGAACGGTAAAGGCAGATCCATTGATAATATTGCCATTGAGAGATTTTTTAGGACTTTAAAATATGATGAAATCTATATCAATGAGTATAGCTCTATTTCAGATCTCAGATTTAAGGTTTCAAGATATATCAATTTTTACAATCACAATAGATTTCATTCAGCACTAAATTATCAAAAGCCCATGAATGTTTATCTAGAAGGGTTGAAAAACGTTGCTTAA
- a CDS encoding DMT family transporter, translated as MSLKSRELLADVSLLGISVIWGVTFLMVQDAIKEVPVFAFLFWRFLLATVLFFLIGIALKPSFDLPSIRAGAILGVMFCLAFSLQTFGLEHSLSSVVGFITGLNVVFVPLFLWMLFSQKQTPFALLGIALAVVGLWMVSTNGGGIGLGKGELLTLGCAALFALHIVYTGIFSKRHRLFPLILAQFSTATLLCLLFSLLFDPFTIPSTLSYPFLKALFITALFATVLAFLVQTYMQRFTTPAKTAVIFTMEPVSAGIFGYFYAGEPLGSIQILGAGIIVLAMLSVELGSLLYRRKKRLN; from the coding sequence GTGTCACTTAAAAGCAGAGAGCTATTGGCTGATGTTTCGCTTCTTGGAATTTCCGTGATTTGGGGGGTTACTTTCTTGATGGTGCAGGATGCCATCAAGGAGGTTCCCGTCTTTGCCTTTCTTTTTTGGCGATTTCTTTTAGCCACGGTGCTCTTTTTTCTTATAGGGATTGCCCTCAAACCCAGCTTTGATCTCCCCTCTATTAGAGCGGGGGCGATTTTGGGGGTGATGTTCTGTCTTGCTTTCTCCCTCCAGACTTTTGGGCTTGAGCACTCACTCAGCTCTGTGGTGGGCTTCATTACAGGCCTTAATGTGGTCTTTGTGCCCCTCTTTTTATGGATGCTCTTCTCCCAAAAACAGACCCCCTTCGCCCTTCTTGGAATCGCTCTTGCTGTGGTGGGACTCTGGATGGTGAGCACCAATGGAGGAGGGATCGGCCTTGGAAAGGGTGAGCTTCTCACCCTTGGATGCGCGGCGCTCTTTGCGCTTCATATCGTCTACACGGGAATCTTTTCCAAGCGCCACCGCCTCTTCCCGCTCATTCTCGCTCAATTCTCCACTGCGACTCTGCTCTGCCTCCTCTTCTCCCTCCTTTTTGACCCTTTCACGATTCCTTCCACCCTCTCCTATCCCTTCCTCAAAGCGCTTTTCATCACCGCACTCTTTGCTACGGTGCTCGCCTTTTTGGTGCAGACCTATATGCAACGCTTCACCACACCCGCTAAAACCGCTGTCATTTTCACCATGGAGCCTGTCTCAGCGGGTATCTTTGGCTATTTCTATGCAGGAGAGCCCTTGGGAAGCATACAGATTTTAGGAGCAGGAATCATCGTACTGGCGATGCTAAGCGTCGAGCTTGGCTCCCTCCTCTATCGGCGCAAAAAAAGGCTCAATTAG
- a CDS encoding methyl-accepting chemotaxis protein, translated as MQLGISKKVTLILSVLLMGGAILFSGVSYQQAKKDILRLMNVNQIEAAKGGAVFMSQFAKDKMQMMEQLAKRLSTIDESDQSKVMEYLKLTEEQGGFGLVFAGYEVDGRMIRSNGNHQMPKDGFDPRVRDWFMGAKAKGAPSVSKPYIASSGGMMVTAFYSPIKREGKFVGAVAGFITLDDVKKMTLGIKTAPSSYAFIFDEDHRMIVHRNDSLLMKESPVAKMMGERLASQKNDASELIYYQSSDTQEERVAACSYSGEFRWTICVTVAEEEYSAPLKDQLKSFALLGAIFVVVGLVSLYLLLTKMLKPIETIKDSLVGFFAFLNHERSSVEPISLKQNDEFGVMASLINENIERITQSVIQDRESVAEALKTVERIKEGYLDRDIVSSPANPQLEELKKVLNEMVVVLRQKVGKDINRLNSVMQTFSKVDFTSKIEGASSDFERALNHIGEEVSAVLRENTHVANTILPPFVKTTF; from the coding sequence ATGCAGCTAGGAATCAGCAAAAAAGTGACACTGATTCTTTCGGTCTTGCTGATGGGGGGAGCGATACTCTTTTCGGGAGTGAGCTATCAGCAGGCCAAGAAAGATATTTTGAGGCTAATGAATGTCAACCAGATTGAGGCAGCCAAGGGGGGAGCTGTCTTTATGAGTCAATTCGCCAAAGACAAAATGCAGATGATGGAGCAGCTCGCCAAGCGTTTGAGCACCATCGATGAGAGCGACCAATCCAAGGTGATGGAATACTTGAAACTAACAGAGGAGCAAGGGGGCTTTGGATTAGTTTTTGCGGGGTATGAGGTGGATGGAAGAATGATTCGCTCCAATGGAAATCATCAAATGCCCAAAGATGGATTTGATCCGCGCGTGAGGGATTGGTTTATGGGGGCAAAAGCCAAAGGAGCTCCCTCGGTGAGCAAGCCCTACATCGCCTCTTCTGGGGGAATGATGGTTACTGCCTTTTACTCTCCCATCAAGCGAGAGGGGAAATTTGTCGGTGCGGTAGCGGGTTTCATCACATTGGATGATGTCAAAAAGATGACCCTTGGAATCAAGACAGCCCCAAGCAGCTATGCCTTCATCTTTGATGAAGATCATCGAATGATTGTCCACCGAAATGATAGTCTATTGATGAAAGAGAGCCCAGTTGCCAAGATGATGGGCGAGCGACTGGCAAGCCAAAAAAATGATGCCAGCGAACTTATTTATTATCAAAGCAGCGATACCCAAGAAGAGCGAGTCGCGGCGTGTTCCTACTCTGGGGAGTTTCGCTGGACAATTTGTGTGACCGTGGCCGAGGAGGAGTACAGCGCCCCACTCAAAGACCAACTCAAAAGCTTTGCCCTCCTTGGAGCGATATTTGTGGTAGTGGGGTTGGTCTCGCTCTATCTTCTGCTCACCAAGATGCTTAAGCCCATTGAGACCATTAAAGATTCTTTGGTAGGGTTTTTTGCCTTCCTTAATCATGAACGAAGCAGTGTGGAGCCGATTTCGCTGAAGCAGAATGACGAATTTGGGGTGATGGCTTCGCTTATTAATGAGAATATTGAGAGGATCACCCAAAGTGTTATCCAGGATCGAGAATCGGTAGCAGAAGCGCTCAAAACCGTGGAGCGAATCAAAGAGGGCTATCTTGATAGAGATATTGTCTCTAGCCCTGCCAACCCTCAACTCGAAGAGCTCAAAAAAGTGCTCAATGAGATGGTGGTGGTGCTAAGGCAAAAAGTAGGCAAAGATATCAATCGCCTCAACAGCGTGATGCAGACCTTCTCTAAGGTCGATTTCACCTCCAAGATCGAGGGGGCGAGCTCTGATTTTGAGCGTGCGCTCAACCATATCGGCGAGGAGGTCTCGGCAGTGCTTCGAGAGAACACCCATGTGGCTAATACTATACTGCCACCATTTGTCAAGACAACTTTTTGA
- a CDS encoding transporter substrate-binding domain-containing protein, with protein sequence MKKILLGILLALGVAWAADMALWEKSTLNAIIKRGELRVSTDPGYYPFEMKDKKGNVIGFDIDIAREMAKAMGVKLVIVQGSFDSLISGLLTDKADLILAGMTITPERNLKVAFSNPYFTIGQTLLVRPDLKEKVKNYKDLDKPEYTVVTKLGVTGEIVARRMMKNAKIKTYDTEAEAVQEVLNGKADAFIYDFPFNSTFMMQKGKGLLVHLDQSITYEPLGIALKKGDPDFLNWLNHFLAQIKHDGTYDELYERWFVDNKWLDRIQ encoded by the coding sequence ATGAAAAAGATACTACTAGGAATCTTGCTCGCCCTTGGTGTGGCTTGGGCGGCGGATATGGCTCTGTGGGAGAAATCGACCCTCAATGCAATCATTAAGCGCGGCGAGCTTCGCGTGAGCACCGATCCGGGCTATTACCCTTTTGAGATGAAGGATAAAAAGGGTAATGTGATTGGATTTGATATTGACATTGCTAGAGAGATGGCCAAGGCAATGGGCGTGAAGCTCGTGATTGTCCAAGGGAGTTTTGATAGTCTCATCTCAGGTCTTTTGACGGACAAGGCAGACCTTATTTTAGCGGGAATGACCATCACGCCCGAGCGAAATCTCAAGGTCGCCTTCTCTAATCCCTATTTTACAATCGGACAGACGCTGCTTGTTCGACCCGATCTCAAAGAGAAGGTGAAAAATTATAAAGACCTTGATAAGCCTGAATATACGGTCGTGACCAAGCTTGGGGTTACGGGCGAGATCGTCGCTAGACGCATGATGAAAAATGCCAAGATCAAGACCTACGACACTGAGGCTGAAGCGGTGCAAGAGGTGCTCAATGGCAAAGCCGATGCCTTTATTTACGACTTTCCCTTCAACTCGACCTTTATGATGCAAAAAGGCAAAGGGCTTTTAGTGCATCTTGATCAATCCATTACCTACGAGCCCCTAGGAATCGCCCTCAAAAAAGGTGACCCCGATTTCCTCAACTGGCTCAATCACTTCCTTGCGCAGATCAAACACGACGGAACCTATGATGAGCTCTATGAGCGATGGTTTGTCGATAACAAATGGCTAGATAGAATCCAATAA
- a CDS encoding cache domain-containing protein encodes MEQYEQFSRFMPAILGYRDQFISLNSQLKKTTLTGKISSLETAENLFAYMETTQQKFSELQRRLLDALVEQNLHRVSDLLGNTAQVSIDILVRNLFERTADVGFLAMDEDIIDFLLRPDTQAEQRASLEHRLFEYAQKYTVYQEILVLDAELFCVAHLDANNKPISKTSSFGARVLDSKEAFEEFFGVDSLYGEGESALFYGSPIRQEGRVIGALVLVFDFAGEMKRIYNKLQEGSLGVNYALLDERGRIISSLNESLLPVGSNAPCSLSEKLGTITLKNREYFILCAKSRGYQGYGGPKDWCALSLWRVDELRRLEFRRSVEAKLEEDIEDSPLVGASLASIINEAQEIYEDLNDVVINGEIIASKTHSYALNAILDRIRAISHHINALCIHSITELLESIESASHENLRFYSGLAMDILDRNLYERANDCRWWALHTHFRHTLAKESPTAEEIERFGEILCAIHSLYTVYYNLFVFDASGKILASSHPNEQDKIGKFLPRETLKAVLACKNPQEYHLSSFESSPFYREEPTFVYYGAIFPLLGGKPVGGIGIVFDSTPQFHAMLEDSLPRDEKGEAIEGVFGCFVDQAGKIIAKTQGGEVPPLEGVFEAIKGEGRAEKILYPDGGEQLFGIRRSGGYREYKSGLYAAMFRKV; translated from the coding sequence ATGGAACAATACGAGCAGTTTTCTCGCTTCATGCCAGCGATTCTTGGCTATCGAGATCAGTTTATCTCTCTCAATTCCCAACTCAAAAAAACCACCCTTACTGGCAAGATCAGCTCGCTAGAGACAGCGGAAAATCTCTTCGCCTATATGGAGACAACTCAACAGAAATTCTCCGAGCTCCAAAGACGGCTTTTGGATGCTTTAGTGGAGCAAAATCTTCATCGAGTCTCCGATCTCTTGGGAAACACAGCTCAGGTGAGTATTGACATTCTTGTGCGAAATCTTTTCGAGCGGACTGCGGATGTGGGGTTTTTGGCGATGGATGAGGATATCATCGATTTCCTGTTGCGCCCTGATACACAAGCAGAGCAGCGTGCGAGTTTGGAGCACCGACTCTTTGAATATGCGCAAAAGTACACCGTCTATCAAGAGATTCTTGTTTTGGACGCGGAGCTATTTTGTGTAGCGCATCTAGACGCAAATAATAAACCCATCTCCAAAACCTCTTCTTTTGGGGCTAGGGTGCTTGATTCTAAAGAGGCGTTTGAGGAGTTTTTTGGAGTCGATTCTCTTTATGGTGAAGGAGAATCAGCTCTTTTTTATGGCTCTCCTATTCGCCAAGAAGGGAGAGTGATCGGTGCGCTGGTGTTGGTGTTTGATTTTGCGGGGGAGATGAAACGAATCTATAACAAACTGCAAGAGGGCTCTTTGGGGGTGAACTACGCTCTTTTGGATGAGAGGGGTCGTATCATCTCTTCGCTCAACGAATCGCTACTGCCTGTGGGATCAAATGCTCCTTGCTCTTTGAGCGAAAAGTTAGGGACTATCACGCTCAAAAACAGGGAATATTTCATTCTCTGTGCCAAAAGCCGAGGATACCAAGGGTATGGAGGGCCAAAGGATTGGTGTGCGCTGAGTCTTTGGAGGGTGGATGAGCTACGCCGTTTAGAGTTTCGTCGAAGTGTGGAGGCGAAACTTGAGGAAGATATTGAGGATTCTCCTTTGGTGGGGGCTTCGCTCGCCTCTATTATTAACGAGGCGCAAGAGATTTATGAGGATTTGAATGATGTGGTGATCAACGGAGAGATTATCGCTTCCAAAACCCACAGCTACGCGCTTAATGCGATTCTTGATCGAATCAGGGCGATTAGTCACCACATTAACGCGCTATGCATTCACTCCATCACCGAATTGCTTGAATCCATCGAGAGTGCTTCGCACGAAAATCTCCGATTCTACTCAGGCTTGGCGATGGATATTTTGGATCGCAATCTCTATGAGCGCGCTAATGATTGCCGATGGTGGGCTCTGCATACGCACTTTCGTCACACGCTCGCCAAGGAATCGCCCACAGCAGAGGAGATTGAGCGTTTTGGTGAAATATTGTGCGCAATTCACTCACTCTATACGGTCTACTACAATCTTTTTGTTTTTGACGCCTCAGGCAAGATTCTCGCCTCTTCACATCCAAATGAGCAGGACAAGATCGGCAAATTCCTCCCTCGTGAGACGCTCAAGGCGGTGCTGGCTTGTAAAAATCCCCAAGAGTATCATCTCTCCTCTTTTGAGTCTTCGCCTTTTTATAGAGAAGAGCCGACCTTTGTCTATTATGGAGCGATCTTTCCTCTCTTAGGAGGCAAGCCTGTAGGGGGAATTGGAATCGTCTTTGATTCTACGCCGCAGTTTCACGCGATGCTTGAAGATTCGCTCCCTAGAGACGAGAAGGGAGAGGCAATAGAGGGAGTGTTTGGGTGCTTTGTGGATCAAGCAGGCAAAATTATTGCCAAGACGCAAGGGGGCGAGGTTCCTCCTTTGGAGGGGGTGTTTGAGGCGATCAAGGGAGAGGGGCGGGCTGAGAAGATTCTTTACCCTGATGGGGGTGAGCAGTTATTTGGAATCAGGCGTTCTGGCGGCTATCGAGAGTATAAAAGCGGGCTTTATGCGGCGATGTTTAGGAAGGTCTAG